A window from Gossypium raimondii isolate GPD5lz chromosome 7, ASM2569854v1, whole genome shotgun sequence encodes these proteins:
- the LOC105802062 gene encoding RING-H2 finger protein ATL39, whose amino-acid sequence MAVPPAAAEIDVETPLNLVGILSVVASFPMTVFIIYIIRTCYEKARRQLRHPTQDIEAGRQSMRQPAGTVVIYKKNNIISTQETTAKEEESGSKDCAICLEELKEGDRCRMLSKCRHVYHLSCIDRWLLKHSHCPLCRASIYAS is encoded by the coding sequence ATGGCAGTGCCACCAGCAGCGGCTGAGATTGACGTTGAAACACCACTTAATCTGGTCGGAATTCTAAGTGTTGTCGCTTCTTTCCCCATGacagtatttataatttacatcATAAGGACTTGTTATGAAAAAGCCAGGAGACAGCTCCGACATCCGACTCAAGACATTGAGGCCGGCCGTCAATCCATGCGGCAACCGGCAGGGACCGTTGTAATATACAAGAAGAACAATATCATTAGCACGCAAGAAACAACAGCCAAAGAAGAAGAGAGTGGAAGCAAGGATTGTGCAATATGCCTGGAAGAACTGAAAGAAGGGGATCGTTGCAGGATGTTAAGCAAATGCCGACATGTTTACCATCTTTCTTGCATCGATCGATGGTTGCTTAAGCACTCCCATTGCCCGCTTTGTCGTGCTTCTATCTACGCTTCCTGA
- the LOC105802071 gene encoding OVARIAN TUMOR DOMAIN-containing deubiquitinating enzyme 11 isoform X1: protein MSEGQHNNASASSSSSLNSSFQDTEDDQAIASILAEEENLHYNAKLGKRLSHLDSIPHTPRVNGEIPDVNDATLDHERLSERLATYGLAELQMEGDGNCQFRALADQLFRNPDYHKHVRRQIVKQLKHSKKLYEGYVPMKYKGYLKKMKKSGEWGDHVTLQAAADRLLHWVSMYQLQFGAKICLVTSFRDTCYIEIMPKQASPTREIWLSFWSEVHYNSLYASGDVPTRAPRRKHWLF from the exons ATGAGTGAAGGGCAGCACAATAATGCAAGTGCAAGCTCCAGCTCGAGTTTGAATAGCAGTTTCCAAGATACAGAGGATGACCAAGCCATAGCAAGCATCTTAGCAGAAGAGGAAAACTTGCACTACAATGCCAAGCTTGGAAAACGACTCTCTCATCTGGATTCCATTCCG CACACTCCTCGTGTCAATGGGGAAATACCTGATGTGAATGATGCAACCTTAGATCATGAGCGACTGTCTGAAAG GTTGGCTACTTATGGTTTAGCTGAATTGCAAATGGAGGGTGATGGAAATTGCCAG ttTCGAGCATTAGCAGATCAGCTGTTCCGGAATCCAGACTACCACAAACATGTTAGGAGGCAGATTGTCAAGCAG CTAAAGCATTCCAAAAAGTTGTATGAAGGCTATGTTCCAATGAAGTACAAAGGCTAcctgaagaagatgaaaaa ATCCGGGGAATGGGGAGATCATGTCACTCTACAAGCAGCTGCTGACCGA CTGCTTCATTGGGTTTCTATGTATCAACTGCAGTTCGGAGCCAAAATTTGTCTTGTCACCTCTTTTCGTGACACTTGCTACATCGAGATCATGCCCAAACAAGCAAGTCCTACTAGAG AAATTTGGCTGAGCTTCTGGAGTGAAGTACATTACAATTCATTGTATGCAAGTGGAG ATGTTCCTACCAGAGCACCAAGAAGAAAGCATTGGCTTTTTTAG
- the LOC105802071 gene encoding OVARIAN TUMOR DOMAIN-containing deubiquitinating enzyme 11 isoform X2, whose amino-acid sequence MSEGQHNNASASSSSSLNSSFQDTEDDQAIASILAEEENLHYNAKLGKRLSHLDSIPHTPRVNGEIPDVNDATLDHERLSERLATYGLAELQMEGDGNCQFRALADQLFRNPDYHKHVRRQIVKQLKHSKKLYEGYVPMKYKGYLKKMKKSGEWGDHVTLQAAADRFGAKICLVTSFRDTCYIEIMPKQASPTREIWLSFWSEVHYNSLYASGDVPTRAPRRKHWLF is encoded by the exons ATGAGTGAAGGGCAGCACAATAATGCAAGTGCAAGCTCCAGCTCGAGTTTGAATAGCAGTTTCCAAGATACAGAGGATGACCAAGCCATAGCAAGCATCTTAGCAGAAGAGGAAAACTTGCACTACAATGCCAAGCTTGGAAAACGACTCTCTCATCTGGATTCCATTCCG CACACTCCTCGTGTCAATGGGGAAATACCTGATGTGAATGATGCAACCTTAGATCATGAGCGACTGTCTGAAAG GTTGGCTACTTATGGTTTAGCTGAATTGCAAATGGAGGGTGATGGAAATTGCCAG ttTCGAGCATTAGCAGATCAGCTGTTCCGGAATCCAGACTACCACAAACATGTTAGGAGGCAGATTGTCAAGCAG CTAAAGCATTCCAAAAAGTTGTATGAAGGCTATGTTCCAATGAAGTACAAAGGCTAcctgaagaagatgaaaaa ATCCGGGGAATGGGGAGATCATGTCACTCTACAAGCAGCTGCTGACCGA TTCGGAGCCAAAATTTGTCTTGTCACCTCTTTTCGTGACACTTGCTACATCGAGATCATGCCCAAACAAGCAAGTCCTACTAGAG AAATTTGGCTGAGCTTCTGGAGTGAAGTACATTACAATTCATTGTATGCAAGTGGAG ATGTTCCTACCAGAGCACCAAGAAGAAAGCATTGGCTTTTTTAG
- the LOC105802053 gene encoding protein PAT1 homolog 1 yields the protein MERSDGKLPINFFQTSSDNAHFDASRYEFFGQNAMEEVELGGLEDGEVEAPVFASIEDDEYHLFDRGDVGSLGSLSDMDDLASTFAKLNRVVTGPRHPGVIGDRSGSFSRESSSATDWAVDGEHLNWMDQHMFETEDSQESKRWSSQPQLTSARFSELKPLYRTSSYPQQLPEPHFSSEPVVEPKPSIFTSFPPPGSRCQQSSPGNLKVPVLTSGSPSPFSAASLSSLSNSSLHLAGLSHGLHFGGNLSQLTSPGPSFSSMSLNHWVNQSGLLHGERAGLLHLMLQQQIPHQNGLLFPQLMSPQQQRIHHSVQPSLAHFAALQSQVYKSHPSHKMVFGLADLREHRTKSSQRNRQSMRLSQQSSDAGSQKSESGLVQFRSKYMTGEEIESILKMQHAATHGNDPYVDDYYHQACVAKRSSGSRAKHHFYPSHPKESHSRTRNSGEQHLHHHVDALGKVPLSSIRRPRPLLEVDPPLGSGDGSDQKTERPLEQEPMLAARITIEDGLYLLLEIDDIDRLIQFSQPQDGGAQLKRRRQVLLEGMAASLQLVDPLSKGGHAVSCAPKDDIVFLRLVSLAKGRKLITRLLQVLIPVSELMRIVCMTIFRYLRFLFGGLSADLEAAETTNDLAKTVSVCVNGMDLRALSACLVAVVCSSEQPPLRPLGSPAGDGASVIIKSVLERASQLLSHPSGNCSMPNYTLWRASFDEFFALLTKYCVSKYETIIQSIHNQTQPTTEVIGSEAIRREMPCELLRASLPHTNESQKKLLMDFSQRSVPMNGSNSPAGSTSRINSETVRV from the exons ATGGAGAGATCGGATGGCAAACTTCCTATCAACTTCTTTCAAACTTCCTcag ATAATGCGCATTTTGATGCTTCCCGGTATGAATTTTTTGGTCAAAATGCCATGGAAGAAGTGGAGTTGGGAGGTTTGGAAGATGGTGAAGTGGAAGCTCCTGTTTTTGCATCCATTGAAGATGACGAATACCATTTGTTTGATAGAGGAGAT gTTGGAAGTTTAGGGTCACTATCTGACATGGATGATTTGGCTAGTACTTTTGCAAAG TTGAATAGGGTTGTCACAGGACCAAGACATCCAGGAGTTATTGGTGATAGATCCGGTTCTTTTTCAAGGGAAA GTTCATCTGCTACTGACTGGGCTGTAGATGGAGAGCATTTAAACTGGATGGATCAGCATATGTTCGAAACAGAAGATTCCCAAGAAAGCAAAAGATGGTCCTCACAGCCACAACTGACTTCTGCTCGTTTTTCAGAATTAAAGCCATTGTATAGAACTTCGTCATATCCCCAGCAGCTGCCAGAGCCTCACTTCTCAAGTGAACCAGTTGTTGAGCCCAAACCATCAATCTTCACATCTTTCCCTCCTCCTGGTAGCAGATGCCAACAATCTTCACCTGGCAACCTAAAAGTTCCAGTTCTTACTAGTGGATCTCCATCACCCTTCTCTGCAGCAAGCCTCTCTTCATTGTCCAACTCCAGTCTTCATCTGGCTGGTCTATCTCATGGATTACATTTTGGTGGTAATTTGTCCCAGTTAACATCTCCTGGCCCATCTTTTAGTAGTATGTCGCTAAATCATTGGGTTAACCAGTCTGGTCTACTACATGGAGAACGTGCTGGTCTTTTGCATCTTATGTTGCAACAGCAAATACCTCATCAAAATGGCCTATTGTTCCCACAGTTAATGTCACCTCAACAGCAGAGAATACACCATTCAGTTCAACCATCTTTGGCACATTTTGCTGCATTGCAATCTCAAGTGTATAAATCTCATCCTTCACATAAAATGGTGTTTGGACTGGCTGATCTTAGGGAACATCGGACTAAATCATCACAAAGAAACAGGCAGAGCATGCGTTTGTCTCAGCAAAGTTCTGATGCTGGTAGCCAGAAAAGTGAGAGTGGGTTGGTACAATTCAGATCCAAGTATATGACTGGTGAAGAGATAGAGAGTATTCTCAAGATGCAGCATGCCGCCACACATGGTAACGATCCTTATGTAGATGATTATTACCACCAAGCTTGTGTTGCCAAAAGATCTTCTGGATCCAGGGCTAAACATCATTTTTACCCATCTCACCCAAAAGAATCACATTCTCGAACCCGTAACAGTGGAGAGCAGCATTTGCATCACCATGTTGATGCACTCGGGAAGGTCCCCCTCTCTTCCATTCGTAGACCCCGTCCTCTACTTGAAGTTGATCCTCCCTTGGGCTCAGGTGATGGTTCTGATCAGAAAACTGAGAGGCCTCTGGAGCAGGAACCTATGCTTGCAGCTAGAATCACCATTGAAGATGGTCTCTACCTTCTTCTTGAAATAGATGATATTGACCGGCTCATACAATTCAGTCAGCCCCAAGATGGTGGGGCTCAGCTCAAAAGGAGGCGGCAGGTCCTGCTTGAAGGTATGGCAGCATCACTTCAGCTTGTTGATCCGCTTAGCAAAGGTGGGCATGCAGTTAGCTGTGCTCCCAAAGACGACATCGTGTTCCTAAGATTAGTCTCCCTTGCAAAAGGCCGGAAGCTCATCACTAGGCTCCTTCAGGTTCTCATCCCTGTTAGTGAGCTTATGCGAATAGTGTGCATGACCATTTTCCGTTACTTGAGATTCTTGTTTGGTGGTCTTTCTGCTGATCTGGAAGCAGCTGAGACAACTAATGACCTTGCAAAGACAGTTTCCGTGTGTGTTAATGGCATGGATCTTCGTGCACTTAGTGCATGCCTTGTTGCAGTTGTTTGTTCTTCGGAGCAACCACCACTTAGGCCTCTTGGAAGCCCTGCTGGGGATGGTGCTTCTGTTATCATAAAATCAGTTCTTGAAAGGGCCAGTCAACTTCTAAGTCATCCCTCTGGAAATTGCAGCATGCCTAATTATACTCTCTGGAGGGCTTCATTCGATGAATTTTTCGCCCTTCTTACCAAGTACTGTGTTAGTAAATATGAGACAATAATCCAATCAATACATAACCAGACTCAGCCCACCACAGAAGTCATCGGTTCAGAGGCTATAAGGCGTGAAATGCCTTGTGAACTTCTACGAGCTAGTCTTCCTCACACTAATGAATCCCAGAAGAAGCTTTTGATGGACTTTTCTCAGCGTTCGGTGCCCATGAACGGATCCAATTCGCCTGCTGGGAGTACTAGCCGAATCAACTCTGAAACGGTAAGGGTCTAA